ATCATTGGCAACGCCTCTGTGATTGCGATGGTGGGCATTGGTGAAGGGGCGCAGAGTTTTGTTGCTGAGGAGATTGAAAGCCTTGGGCCAAATCTCCTGTTTGTAATTCCAGGAAATCAGGAAACCCAACGTTCCACGTTTAATGTTCCTAAAACTCTAGTCCTGGAGGATGCAGAGGCGATCGCCACTCAAGTCTCTTCGGTTCGCGAGGTGGCTCCAGAATTTAACGATCGCGGCCCTGTAATCTACCGCAACCGCAACGCGAACGCCACCATTATTGGCACGACCCCTGGATTTTTAACCGTTCGCAGTTTTGAACTCGATTCAGGTCGGTTTTTTACCGACCTAGACATGCAGCGCAGTACGCAAGTAGTGGTGTTGGGGCATAAGCTTGCAGCCCGCCTCTTTCGGGAAACCGATCCCATTGGGCAACAGGTTCGCGTGGATGGGGTCAGTTTTCAGGTGATTGGCGTCCTGCAAGAAAAAGGGTCGGGTCTGGGAGGGGTAGACTATGACGAGTCGGTCTTGATGCCGTTAATCACCATGTCGCGGCGGTTGACGGGGCAAACCTCACCCTACGGCATTGAGCTAACCTATATTGTGGCCTCCATCGACAATGAACAGAATATGGGAGCCGCGCAGTTT
Above is a window of Synechococcales cyanobacterium T60_A2020_003 DNA encoding:
- a CDS encoding ABC transporter permease, encoding MDIGESLRMAVKTLTANKLRSTLTMLGIIIGNASVIAMVGIGEGAQSFVAEEIESLGPNLLFVIPGNQETQRSTFNVPKTLVLEDAEAIATQVSSVREVAPEFNDRGPVIYRNRNANATIIGTTPGFLTVRSFELDSGRFFTDLDMQRSTQVVVLGHKLAARLFRETDPIGQQVRVDGVSFQVIGVLQEKGSGLGGVDYDESVLMPLITMSRRLTGQTSPYGIELTYIVASIDNEQNMGAAQFQIENLLRLRHKISGEDDFTVRSQKELLEFTGTITGALTAMLAAIAGISLLVGGIGIMNIMLVSVRERTQEIGLRKAIGASGQDILVQFMIEAVILSAVGGVIGTLIGVGGSVMIGQVTPFQPGISVSAIVTSVCVSGGIGLFFGVVPARQAAKLDPIVALRSA